From Riemerella anatipestifer ATCC 11845 = DSM 15868, a single genomic window includes:
- a CDS encoding YncE family protein, giving the protein MKKSLAFLSAVVLLTACNRNEDYTPKGDYENGFFILNEGYFGQNNGSLDYVSYGFSNTEEKVYQKVNSEALGDTPQSSYRNGDDLYIVVNNSNKLVKVNRYAMKKQAEVTTGLKNPRYMTVVNGKLYITNWGEGLDNTDDYILVLDAATLKEVAKISVDYGVEKIFSFQNKIYALLEGGWGKNNKLAVINPSSNVVEKYYTIGYNPNGYLVEDNKVLITCKGDGFYDASANWAYTSTVDGSIWTLTASGVEKTYDWAQTPDKKESIQEIVKVNQSYFFLVDGKLHKAAVGSDLTKSTQVSETSFYRLSKLDEVFAVGLDGRNAKALFFNEAGLQKTISTGLYPNSVVE; this is encoded by the coding sequence ATGAAAAAATCACTAGCTTTTTTATCAGCTGTAGTATTACTTACAGCGTGTAATAGAAACGAAGACTACACTCCAAAAGGAGATTACGAAAATGGCTTTTTTATTTTGAATGAAGGCTATTTCGGTCAGAACAATGGGAGTTTAGATTATGTTTCTTATGGTTTTTCTAATACAGAAGAAAAGGTTTATCAGAAGGTAAACAGCGAAGCTCTAGGAGATACGCCACAGTCTTCTTACCGAAATGGAGACGACCTTTACATTGTTGTTAATAACAGCAATAAATTGGTAAAAGTGAACAGATACGCGATGAAGAAACAAGCCGAAGTAACCACAGGGCTTAAGAACCCTAGATATATGACGGTAGTTAATGGTAAACTTTACATTACCAACTGGGGCGAAGGTCTTGATAATACAGACGACTATATATTGGTGCTAGATGCAGCCACTTTAAAAGAAGTCGCTAAAATATCGGTAGATTATGGCGTAGAGAAGATATTCTCGTTCCAAAACAAGATTTATGCATTGCTAGAAGGGGGGTGGGGCAAAAATAACAAACTAGCCGTTATCAATCCGTCTAGCAATGTGGTGGAAAAATATTACACTATTGGTTATAATCCTAATGGTTATTTAGTAGAGGATAACAAAGTGCTTATTACTTGTAAGGGAGATGGCTTTTACGATGCTAGTGCTAACTGGGCTTACACTAGCACGGTGGACGGTAGCATTTGGACGCTTACAGCCTCTGGAGTAGAAAAAACTTACGATTGGGCTCAAACTCCTGACAAAAAGGAAAGTATTCAAGAAATTGTGAAGGTTAATCAGTCTTATTTCTTCTTAGTAGATGGCAAACTACACAAGGCAGCAGTAGGCTCTGACCTTACTAAGAGTACCCAAGTTTCCGAAACTTCTTTCTATAGATTATCTAAACTAGATGAGGTTTTTGCAGTAGGGTTAGACGGCAGAAATGCTAAGGCTTTATTCTTTAACGAAGCAGGTTTACAGAAAACCATTTCTACAGGGCTTTATCCTAACAGCGTAGTGGAGTAG
- a CDS encoding YihY/virulence factor BrkB family protein, which yields MALKTPKFLLKIHRFLDSIHLPVLEISLWKMFEIYGQGVFKNNVVKQAASISWSFFLSIFPFLLFLLSILPYMPHYDKLQFYIFEVFMANILPTHMLHDVTEYIQNSIIPNMKSISKLTILFALVFATNGTFSLINGFNENTDSKRTFIREYTISILVTLAFVTLIFLSLFGIYYSEVVLKLFTPKYNLNWLIVNLSKIIGFISFPLFYFILLSLFYWVGCVKVKRWLSAVPGAVLTTLLFVLITYGFIFYATNFARYNVLYGSIGTIILAMIWVNLNIILILLGNELNLAIDRVKRNKLP from the coding sequence ATGGCGTTAAAGACCCCTAAATTTCTTTTAAAAATTCACCGCTTTTTAGATTCTATCCACCTTCCTGTTTTAGAAATTTCTTTGTGGAAGATGTTTGAAATCTACGGGCAAGGGGTATTTAAAAATAATGTGGTAAAACAAGCCGCTAGTATTTCGTGGAGCTTCTTTTTGAGTATTTTCCCATTCCTGCTGTTTTTACTATCCATTTTGCCTTATATGCCTCATTATGATAAACTCCAATTCTATATTTTCGAGGTATTTATGGCTAATATACTCCCCACACATATGCTGCACGATGTTACAGAGTACATACAGAACAGCATTATCCCCAATATGAAAAGCATTAGCAAACTTACCATACTTTTTGCTTTGGTGTTTGCTACTAATGGTACATTTTCCCTCATCAATGGGTTTAATGAAAATACCGACTCCAAAAGGACTTTCATCAGAGAATACACCATTTCTATCTTAGTTACTCTAGCCTTTGTGACCTTGATATTTCTCTCTCTTTTTGGGATTTACTACTCCGAAGTGGTGCTTAAACTATTCACGCCTAAATACAATCTCAACTGGCTTATTGTTAATCTATCTAAAATTATTGGGTTTATCTCATTCCCGTTATTTTATTTTATTTTGTTAAGTCTTTTCTACTGGGTAGGGTGCGTTAAAGTGAAAAGGTGGCTGTCTGCCGTTCCTGGAGCAGTACTCACCACCTTATTATTTGTACTCATTACCTATGGATTTATCTTCTACGCTACAAATTTCGCCAGATACAATGTACTCTATGGCTCAATAGGAACTATTATTTTAGCGATGATTTGGGTTAATCTCAACATTATCCTCATACTCCTAGGCAACGAGCTCAACCTCGCTATAGACCGAGTGAAAAGAAATAAGCTCCCTTAA
- the rlmH gene encoding 23S rRNA (pseudouridine(1915)-N(3))-methyltransferase RlmH: protein MQFKLICIGKTDQKEMQNLISYYHKRLPKYYNFDIVELPDIKNAKNLTPEVIKKEEAKLFFNHIESTDTIILLDEKGKQFTSRAFSEQIHHYMNASIKRVCFLIGGAYGFSEEIYQRANDKLALSKMTFTHQMIRLFFVEQIYRADQILQGKPYHND from the coding sequence ATGCAGTTCAAATTGATATGTATCGGAAAAACAGACCAAAAGGAAATGCAAAACCTCATTAGTTACTATCATAAAAGGCTACCCAAATACTATAATTTTGACATCGTAGAGCTTCCAGATATTAAAAACGCCAAAAACCTCACCCCAGAAGTGATTAAAAAAGAGGAAGCCAAACTATTTTTCAACCATATAGAAAGTACGGATACCATTATCTTGTTGGACGAGAAGGGCAAGCAGTTCACCAGTAGGGCTTTTTCGGAGCAAATCCATCATTATATGAATGCGTCTATTAAGCGGGTGTGTTTCTTGATAGGCGGGGCGTATGGCTTTTCGGAAGAGATTTACCAACGAGCCAACGATAAACTTGCTCTTTCTAAAATGACCTTTACCCACCAGATGATAAGACTATTCTTTGTAGAACAAATCTACCGTGCAGACCAAATCTTACAAGGCAAACCTTATCATAACGATTGA
- a CDS encoding fibronectin type III domain-containing protein, with amino-acid sequence MRKFYCLLIPLLVLFSFASLRGECLSGDVNASYSVVANTCASNGSVTVNLNQYTNVRLELLKDNFVLSVVEMTGASHTFERLAAGAYQVKATCVNDLSRVYFVNDVQVTENYVSMTGADVSVSGVCGSFKTGGTLTVDGVTGGTAPYTYSFYKSDDPAYDDSLSNYTTSNTMEVGAFGNYQIRIKDACGNYITVTREVKASLPPIELWFNVLRSACGEISLSGVTAYDAITKGGINFETFLASTGIKLKIQHDGSSGTVVYDGIFKGETLTFAESSTGKYLVTTVNACGEQYQYILDYKIQLTPEISANLSSQGCPPSESLTLLISSTRGFMYPVEYSVVNQASGEVVGTGVFNNYGETVSLNVPVGSYKITHTDACGVYSERILDNPKNTAPSLAITHSLNSVCGIIPPLTQTGGQQIYVGFRGYVPDLDNATLTIVSGPSNVGVKAVRLQANRYGWTNVLSGNYVISVESCGVITNYNITVRDNRNTLRQSLSSQGTSVCSGGGNITSTKIYNGGYSSTVQLLAADNPNVVLQENATGNFSNLPAGTYITRMKITMPSWCTDYNYYVPGSTITLTGAASGPRVSVLATTCEIDNVARGTAYLSLSGVMPYTIRYKESGTATWTVVTNVSVSKYTIENLIPNKTYDVNITDACGSSLDAGFNVGVIADYLIENPVHPCIGSPYTLVGKEFPGATYEWINPSGTVVSTTKDYAIASYNSSYDGTYKLKMTWDGCVVRTMEISVYSTLCGGPISQASISGYVFNDLNGLDDNTVNGTGIGVADGTQLYITAYTADENGENGTIITTVKVNSDGSYTIPGLVSGRFYKLIVTTNPLGAEDSTSSLPSGWVSTGENIGVGVGNDGKVDGQLVVYSLSEDNANFGIRKEFCFKPANVSGVALDSHFGVTTLGRAGDNGVGNNWPMERKGAHMVLEGKEVGFVLNRVNPSDIQNPVEGMLVYDTVKDCISLYDGSSWRCLTKKGCPDL; translated from the coding sequence ATGAGAAAATTTTATTGTTTGTTGATTCCTTTGCTGGTGCTTTTCTCTTTTGCTAGTCTCAGAGGGGAGTGTCTTTCGGGGGATGTGAATGCGAGCTATTCAGTTGTAGCTAACACGTGTGCGTCTAACGGAAGTGTAACGGTTAATCTTAACCAATATACTAATGTAAGGTTAGAGTTATTAAAAGATAACTTTGTGCTAAGTGTGGTGGAGATGACTGGAGCTTCTCATACTTTTGAGCGCTTGGCAGCTGGGGCATATCAGGTAAAAGCTACTTGTGTTAATGACTTGAGTAGAGTATACTTTGTTAATGATGTCCAAGTAACAGAGAACTATGTGTCAATGACAGGAGCTGATGTTTCTGTTTCAGGTGTGTGTGGAAGTTTTAAAACGGGAGGAACACTAACAGTGGATGGCGTTACAGGAGGTACAGCACCATATACCTATTCTTTTTATAAGAGTGATGACCCTGCTTATGATGATTCCCTAAGCAATTATACCACCAGCAATACAATGGAGGTAGGTGCTTTTGGTAATTATCAGATCAGAATAAAAGATGCGTGTGGTAATTATATAACAGTTACAAGAGAAGTTAAAGCTTCTTTACCACCAATAGAACTTTGGTTTAATGTCTTGCGTTCTGCTTGTGGGGAAATATCTTTGTCAGGAGTTACGGCTTATGATGCTATTACTAAAGGGGGAATTAATTTTGAAACATTCTTAGCTAGTACGGGGATTAAACTTAAAATACAGCATGATGGTTCATCGGGAACCGTAGTTTATGATGGAATTTTCAAGGGGGAAACTCTTACTTTTGCAGAATCTTCCACTGGGAAATACCTTGTAACTACAGTAAATGCGTGTGGTGAGCAGTATCAATACATTCTAGATTATAAAATTCAGTTAACACCTGAAATTTCAGCTAATCTATCATCACAGGGATGCCCACCTAGCGAAAGTCTTACGCTATTGATAAGTTCTACCAGAGGATTTATGTATCCAGTTGAATATAGTGTTGTCAATCAAGCATCTGGCGAGGTGGTAGGGACAGGTGTGTTTAATAATTATGGAGAAACAGTATCACTAAATGTACCTGTAGGATCATATAAGATTACTCATACAGATGCCTGTGGGGTATATTCGGAAAGGATATTAGATAATCCTAAAAATACAGCACCTTCATTGGCTATTACTCATAGTCTTAATTCTGTATGTGGTATAATACCGCCTCTTACACAAACAGGTGGGCAACAAATTTATGTAGGCTTTAGAGGATATGTTCCAGATTTAGATAATGCTACTTTAACTATTGTCAGTGGACCTAGTAATGTTGGGGTAAAGGCGGTTAGACTACAAGCGAATAGGTATGGATGGACCAATGTGCTTTCAGGTAATTATGTTATCTCGGTAGAATCTTGTGGAGTGATAACCAATTACAATATTACAGTAAGAGATAATAGAAATACATTGAGGCAATCTTTGTCTTCACAAGGAACTTCAGTATGTTCGGGTGGAGGAAATATTACATCTACAAAAATTTATAATGGAGGTTATTCATCTACAGTACAATTATTAGCGGCAGATAATCCAAATGTAGTATTACAAGAAAATGCAACGGGTAATTTTAGTAATTTACCAGCAGGCACATATATAACGAGAATGAAAATAACAATGCCATCGTGGTGTACAGACTATAATTATTATGTTCCAGGTAGTACTATTACTTTGACAGGAGCAGCCTCGGGACCTAGAGTTTCTGTTCTTGCAACTACTTGTGAGATAGATAATGTAGCTAGAGGTACAGCTTATTTAAGCCTTTCAGGGGTAATGCCATACACAATAAGATACAAAGAAAGTGGGACAGCTACTTGGACTGTTGTAACAAATGTTTCTGTGTCCAAATATACTATAGAGAACTTAATACCTAATAAAACTTATGATGTTAATATCACTGATGCTTGTGGTAGTTCTTTAGATGCAGGATTTAATGTTGGAGTAATTGCTGATTATCTCATAGAAAATCCTGTTCATCCATGCATAGGTTCTCCCTATACTCTAGTTGGGAAAGAATTTCCAGGAGCTACCTATGAATGGATTAATCCATCGGGAACAGTAGTGTCTACAACTAAAGATTATGCAATAGCAAGTTATAATTCTTCTTATGATGGTACTTATAAGCTGAAGATGACTTGGGATGGGTGTGTTGTCAGAACAATGGAGATATCGGTATATTCTACATTATGTGGAGGTCCTATTAGTCAGGCTAGTATTTCGGGGTATGTATTTAACGATTTAAATGGATTAGATGATAATACTGTAAATGGAACGGGTATAGGAGTAGCAGATGGAACACAACTTTATATAACAGCTTATACCGCTGATGAAAACGGAGAAAATGGAACTATTATTACTACAGTAAAAGTGAATTCCGATGGATCTTATACTATTCCAGGGTTGGTTTCAGGCAGATTTTATAAGTTGATAGTAACGACTAATCCTCTTGGAGCGGAAGACTCTACCTCTTCTTTACCTAGTGGATGGGTATCTACAGGAGAAAATATAGGTGTAGGAGTAGGTAATGATGGAAAAGTGGATGGACAATTGGTGGTTTATTCGCTTAGTGAGGATAATGCTAATTTTGGTATTAGAAAAGAGTTCTGTTTTAAGCCTGCTAATGTTTCAGGAGTGGCATTAGATTCTCATTTTGGAGTTACAACCTTGGGAAGAGCAGGCGATAATGGAGTAGGGAATAACTGGCCAATGGAGCGTAAAGGTGCTCACATGGTTTTAGAAGGTAAAGAAGTTGGTTTTGTTTTGAATAGAGTTAACCCTTCAGATATACAAAATCCTGTTGAGGGAATGTTGGTTTATGATACTGTTAAGGACTGTATAAGTTTATATGATGGTAGTAGCTGGAGATGTTTGACTAAGAAAGGATGTCCAGATTTGTAA
- a CDS encoding MFS transporter, whose amino-acid sequence MNLEPLKTLKNIEFRHLLFGRFFLILAFRMLATLLGWWVYQLTKDPLSIGFIGLSEVIPAVSTALYAGYVIDMNEKKRMLLICNYVYVVLISTLVALAFLENSYHLTGHQISYFIYAVIFLTGICRAFIGPLVPSMIPKMVKKENLANAVTLNQATFLTSSVFGHALGGFLIALITIKWTLVVIVSLMTLASVFFWQLKPQYSEYNKKEVKVLESMREGLTYIYKTKEILGALCLDMFAVLFGGAVAMIPVYASDILKVGAEGFGLLNAASDIGSMCIIILLSFIPLRRNQGKILLVAVAGFGLCIIGFGLSKLYWLSFFFLMLSGMLDGISVVIRGTIVQLKTPDKIRGRVLSVNSIFIMSSNEMGQFESGLAAKLLGVVRSVIFGGSMTLAIALIVGLTNKKLRKMEY is encoded by the coding sequence ATGAACCTAGAGCCTCTAAAAACTTTAAAAAACATCGAGTTTAGACACCTTCTATTTGGTAGGTTTTTTCTTATTTTGGCGTTCAGAATGTTAGCCACGCTTCTAGGTTGGTGGGTTTATCAGCTTACCAAAGACCCTCTTTCTATTGGGTTCATCGGACTTTCGGAGGTTATCCCTGCCGTATCTACTGCCCTATACGCAGGCTATGTAATAGATATGAACGAAAAAAAACGAATGCTACTTATCTGCAATTATGTTTATGTGGTTCTCATTAGTACATTAGTCGCTTTGGCGTTCTTAGAAAACTCTTATCATCTCACAGGACACCAGATTTCTTATTTCATCTATGCAGTGATATTTCTAACAGGGATTTGCCGTGCTTTTATAGGACCATTAGTCCCTTCTATGATACCTAAAATGGTAAAAAAGGAAAACTTAGCCAATGCTGTTACCCTAAATCAGGCAACATTCCTTACTTCTTCAGTATTTGGACACGCGTTAGGAGGCTTTTTAATTGCACTTATTACTATTAAATGGACGCTTGTAGTTATTGTAAGTCTGATGACCTTAGCGTCTGTATTCTTTTGGCAATTAAAACCGCAATATTCCGAGTACAATAAAAAAGAAGTAAAGGTGCTAGAAAGTATGCGTGAAGGACTTACCTACATCTATAAAACCAAAGAAATATTGGGAGCTTTATGCTTGGATATGTTTGCGGTTTTGTTTGGTGGAGCGGTAGCGATGATACCCGTCTATGCTAGTGATATTCTTAAAGTAGGAGCCGAAGGCTTTGGGCTACTTAATGCGGCATCTGATATTGGGTCTATGTGTATTATTATTTTGCTTTCATTTATTCCGTTGAGGAGAAATCAAGGTAAAATACTATTGGTGGCGGTGGCTGGTTTTGGATTGTGCATCATTGGTTTTGGATTGTCTAAACTCTACTGGCTTTCGTTCTTTTTCTTGATGCTTAGCGGTATGTTAGACGGTATTTCTGTAGTGATAAGAGGGACGATAGTACAACTAAAAACCCCTGACAAAATAAGAGGTAGAGTTCTAAGCGTTAATTCTATCTTCATTATGTCTAGTAACGAGATGGGGCAATTTGAAAGTGGTCTAGCCGCTAAACTTCTAGGCGTGGTGCGTTCTGTAATATTTGGGGGAAGTATGACTTTAGCCATTGCCCTTATAGTAGGACTTACCAACAAAAAACTAAGAAAAATGGAGTACTAA
- a CDS encoding GH3 auxin-responsive promoter family protein codes for MLKWIKKKAALVWAKKHTQQATLDQSKAIEHQEALWRNLVKTAEKTLFGRSHNFDEIKTLEDFQNQVPIADYEDLKPYIEKVKRGQANILWTDTPEYFAKTSGTTSGAKYIPISKEGMPYQIKAAQSALFHYIAKKNNADFVNGKMIFLQGSPELEEVNGIKTGRLSGIVAHHIPKYLQKNRLPSYETNCIEDWETKVNKIADETETQNMTLISGIPPWLIMYFEILVERHHKKIKQLFPNLQLIVTGGVNYEPYREKMEELLGGSVDIVQTFPASEGFFAFQDDYTKEGLRLLTNNGIFYEFVPLEQYGKPNAPRLTLKDIELNQDYAMILTTNSGLWAYSIGDVVRFISKNPYRILVSGRTKHYTSAFGEHVIAYEVEEAMKSTVAQHYAQITEFHLAPQVTPPNNELPYHEWFIEFEKEPEDLEAFRLTLDQELRARNTYYDDLIEGKVLQPLKISRLKRNAFHEYAKSEGKLGGQNKIPRLANDRKIADFLMNHII; via the coding sequence ATGTTAAAATGGATTAAAAAGAAAGCCGCTCTCGTTTGGGCGAAGAAACACACTCAACAAGCCACACTAGACCAATCTAAAGCGATTGAACACCAAGAGGCTTTATGGAGAAATTTAGTAAAAACAGCAGAAAAGACCCTGTTTGGCAGAAGCCACAACTTTGACGAAATCAAAACTTTAGAGGACTTTCAAAATCAAGTTCCTATTGCGGATTACGAAGACCTTAAACCCTATATAGAAAAGGTAAAAAGAGGACAAGCCAACATACTTTGGACGGATACACCCGAATATTTTGCTAAGACTTCTGGTACTACCTCTGGAGCCAAATATATCCCTATTTCTAAAGAAGGAATGCCTTACCAAATCAAAGCGGCACAGTCGGCTCTGTTTCATTATATTGCGAAAAAGAATAATGCCGATTTTGTAAATGGTAAAATGATTTTCTTACAAGGTTCCCCTGAATTGGAGGAGGTTAATGGGATTAAAACAGGACGACTCTCGGGCATTGTAGCTCACCATATCCCTAAATATCTGCAAAAAAATAGACTCCCGAGCTACGAAACCAACTGTATAGAAGATTGGGAAACCAAAGTCAATAAAATTGCTGATGAAACTGAAACCCAAAATATGACACTCATTTCTGGGATTCCGCCTTGGCTCATTATGTATTTTGAAATTTTGGTAGAAAGACACCATAAGAAAATAAAACAACTATTCCCTAACTTACAACTTATCGTAACTGGCGGCGTAAACTATGAACCTTACCGAGAAAAAATGGAGGAACTCCTTGGTGGTTCTGTAGATATTGTACAGACCTTCCCTGCTAGTGAAGGCTTTTTTGCGTTTCAGGACGATTATACTAAAGAAGGTTTAAGACTACTCACCAACAATGGGATTTTCTACGAGTTTGTACCATTGGAGCAATACGGCAAACCCAACGCTCCTCGCTTGACTTTAAAGGATATTGAACTCAACCAAGATTATGCTATGATTCTCACCACCAACTCTGGGTTGTGGGCGTATTCTATTGGAGATGTAGTGAGGTTTATTTCTAAAAACCCTTACCGTATTTTAGTAAGTGGCAGAACCAAACACTATACCTCTGCATTTGGCGAGCACGTCATCGCTTATGAAGTGGAAGAAGCTATGAAATCTACCGTGGCTCAGCACTATGCTCAAATTACGGAGTTTCATCTTGCACCACAAGTAACTCCTCCCAACAACGAGCTACCTTACCACGAATGGTTCATTGAGTTTGAAAAAGAACCCGAAGATTTAGAAGCCTTTAGATTGACCCTAGACCAAGAGCTAAGAGCAAGGAATACCTATTATGATGATTTGATAGAGGGTAAGGTATTACAACCGCTTAAAATCAGTAGGCTGAAACGAAACGCATTCCACGAGTATGCTAAATCCGAAGGGAAACTTGGTGGGCAAAACAAAATCCCTAGGCTTGCCAACGATAGAAAAATAGCCGACTTTTTAATGAACCATATAATCTAA
- the trxB gene encoding thioredoxin-disulfide reductase, whose product MEEQNILDCVIIGSGPAGYTAAIYAARADLKPELFTGLEPGGQLTTTTEVENFPGYPNGITGPEMMMDLQKQAERFETKVHYEMITSVEFSKEVGGIHKLSTGSREILARTVIISTGATAKYLGLDDEKKYSGGGVSACATCDGFFYKGKDVIVVGAGDTAAEEATYLANICNKVTMLVRKDHFRASKVMAQRVEKTPNIEVKYNHELIGIKGENNLVERAVVINNQTQETSEIEVHGIFIAIGHKPNTDVFKGQINLDENGYIITEGKSSKTNLPGVFAAGDVQDHIYRQAITAAGSGCMADIDAERYLGELKG is encoded by the coding sequence ATGGAAGAACAAAATATTTTAGATTGTGTAATTATAGGTTCAGGACCTGCAGGATATACCGCTGCAATTTACGCCGCTAGAGCGGATTTAAAACCAGAGTTATTCACAGGATTAGAGCCAGGTGGACAATTAACTACCACTACAGAGGTAGAAAATTTCCCAGGTTATCCTAACGGTATCACAGGACCAGAAATGATGATGGACTTACAGAAACAAGCAGAAAGGTTTGAAACTAAAGTCCATTACGAAATGATTACCAGTGTGGAATTTTCTAAAGAGGTAGGTGGTATTCATAAACTATCCACAGGAAGTAGAGAGATTTTGGCTAGAACGGTAATTATATCTACAGGTGCTACCGCTAAATACTTAGGACTAGACGATGAAAAGAAATACTCTGGTGGAGGCGTTTCTGCGTGTGCTACCTGCGATGGGTTCTTTTATAAAGGGAAAGATGTTATTGTAGTAGGAGCGGGAGATACAGCGGCAGAAGAAGCTACTTATCTAGCCAATATTTGTAACAAGGTAACAATGTTAGTAAGAAAAGACCACTTTAGAGCTTCTAAAGTAATGGCACAAAGAGTGGAAAAAACACCAAATATTGAAGTAAAATATAACCACGAACTCATCGGTATCAAAGGTGAAAATAATCTAGTAGAGCGTGCAGTGGTCATCAATAACCAAACGCAAGAAACCTCTGAAATTGAAGTTCACGGGATATTCATTGCCATAGGACACAAACCTAATACTGATGTATTTAAAGGTCAAATCAACCTAGACGAAAACGGCTACATTATCACCGAAGGCAAGTCGTCTAAAACCAATCTTCCAGGAGTATTTGCGGCAGGAGATGTGCAAGACCACATTTACCGTCAGGCAATTACTGCCGCAGGAAGTGGTTGTATGGCAGACATAGATGCCGAAAGATATTTAGGGGAATTAAAAGGATAA
- the crcB gene encoding fluoride efflux transporter CrcB yields MKTILYIFIGGGLGSVFRFLVSRYTAQFFKLGTFPMGTLVVNVLGCFFIGLLSNSLMKQESDIIRYLFIVGLCGGFTTFSTFSYENLVLWQNQDYVTLFSYVVASLVLGFWAVYLGFKVG; encoded by the coding sequence ATGAAAACAATACTATATATATTCATAGGCGGAGGATTAGGAAGTGTATTTCGCTTCCTTGTTTCTCGTTATACCGCTCAGTTTTTCAAATTAGGGACTTTTCCTATGGGGACATTGGTGGTTAATGTATTGGGTTGTTTTTTTATTGGGCTGTTAAGCAACTCTCTTATGAAACAAGAATCTGATATTATTAGATATTTATTTATAGTGGGGCTGTGCGGAGGTTTTACTACATTTTCTACTTTTTCCTACGAGAACCTTGTGTTATGGCAAAATCAGGATTATGTAACTCTTTTTAGCTATGTGGTGGCAAGTTTAGTATTAGGATTTTGGGCAGTTTATTTAGGATTTAAAGTAGGGTAG
- a CDS encoding tyrosine-type recombinase/integrase translates to MLYKTGLKAQKCTNSISATPNVQHFNLDEMENYWTNPKVKHYPLETGKDWYVWFRFNGGNPIRVKQGLNQIPEFEERLQEAYAMADVIRERLESGWVPQSAKVRVKRINLIDAVIFGFEEKKKTLSKNSIDNFRSSVNFFIEAVKELKYHRMQVSSFERIQAKEVLEHLKNEKGWSNKTYNKHLGFLRSVFHEILDADYIKSNPFRDIKNLKVLKKEANVPPTNEEMKAISNALQDYCFGFYVFCSTIYYCGIRPAELVQMKVSMLDLGNELINLPAEITKTDADRVVPISENLKSLFSKFDLSNPHNYLFGTCVPNGGRHGIKNRYFEPNEFKVKEDTANKLWRKLIKDGLGIDKNMYSLKHKGADDKILAGMPIETIQAIFGHSTQKMTERYARIMKLQRFEEAKKIKLPSF, encoded by the coding sequence TTGCTTTATAAAACAGGTCTTAAAGCACAAAAGTGCACAAATTCCATTTCCGCTACCCCTAATGTCCAACACTTTAATTTGGACGAAATGGAAAATTATTGGACTAATCCCAAAGTGAAACATTACCCCTTAGAAACAGGTAAGGATTGGTATGTTTGGTTTCGATTTAACGGAGGTAATCCCATTAGAGTAAAGCAAGGGCTTAATCAGATTCCAGAATTTGAGGAAAGGCTGCAAGAGGCTTATGCAATGGCAGATGTCATAAGAGAAAGGCTAGAGAGTGGTTGGGTTCCTCAAAGTGCTAAAGTGAGGGTAAAAAGGATAAATCTTATAGATGCCGTTATATTTGGCTTTGAGGAAAAAAAGAAAACTCTTTCAAAAAATAGTATTGATAATTTTAGAAGCTCTGTCAATTTCTTTATTGAAGCGGTCAAGGAGTTGAAATATCACAGAATGCAGGTGTCTAGTTTTGAAAGGATACAGGCTAAAGAGGTTCTGGAACATCTAAAAAATGAGAAAGGCTGGTCTAACAAGACTTACAATAAGCATCTTGGCTTTTTAAGGTCTGTTTTTCACGAAATACTTGATGCTGACTACATAAAAAGTAATCCGTTTAGGGATATTAAGAATTTAAAGGTTTTAAAAAAAGAGGCAAATGTACCTCCGACAAATGAGGAAATGAAAGCTATATCTAACGCTTTGCAGGATTACTGTTTTGGATTCTATGTATTTTGCTCCACTATCTACTATTGCGGTATCCGTCCTGCGGAATTGGTGCAAATGAAAGTGTCAATGCTAGATTTGGGCAACGAGCTTATCAATTTACCTGCTGAAATAACCAAAACAGATGCTGATAGGGTAGTACCTATAAGCGAAAACTTGAAAAGTCTATTTTCAAAATTTGACCTTTCTAACCCTCATAACTATTTGTTTGGTACCTGCGTGCCGAATGGAGGAAGACACGGTATTAAAAATAGATATTTTGAGCCCAATGAGTTCAAAGTAAAGGAAGATACAGCTAATAAACTATGGCGTAAGCTAATAAAAGACGGCTTAGGCATTGACAAAAATATGTACTCCTTGAAGCACAAAGGAGCGGATGATAAAATACTAGCAGGAATGCCTATTGAAACTATACAGGCTATATTTGGACACTCTACCCAAAAAATGACAGAGAGATACGCTAGGATAATGAAACTACAAAGATTTGAAGAGGCTAAAAAAATAAAGTTGCCTTCTTTTTAG